In Archangium violaceum, the following are encoded in one genomic region:
- a CDS encoding trypsin-like serine peptidase, producing MRHRRFGLPVRPLPGMLACVLSLAVGCGPAEEQDALGTREGAVVYGTDNRQDVHAHPDATLRTRAQQSTVALMKATDFDTTDPDNVTFNGENLGDAYHLCPTERFLGDPTSASCSGTLIDDDLVLTAGHCVRSDAECAETRFVFNYYRPSADTLRTVTTADIFNCSSIVVRQQGTVGSQNLDYAILRLDRAATPRFTPAPVRTSNTALASGQNVAVIGCGSGIPFKIDSGGAVRDPRPATLDYFVANTDTFGGNSGSGVYETSTYTVAGILVRGETDYVYNGSCSEVNVCGETACRGEDITYVYPALRHLCARSPSPSTRLCADLPPPPPPPANSYSFSASNTNSAQQNTVDKALALTAGDVVEVGTCGLEGASGTGDTYLRFNNPEGTEVASNDDSSSCGAGARTSYFKYTVPSTGTFTLRAGCYSTGSCGGTVVWKVTPAGGSVISGSFNFNASNTNSAQKNTVNHDVTLAAGQVIQLGTCTVTGASGTGDTYLRLYSPAGTNVVSNDDSCGQLSYLTYTVPAGGGGTYQIRAGCFSSNSCSGTVAYTVQ from the coding sequence ATGCGACATCGCAGGTTCGGGCTTCCGGTACGTCCTCTCCCAGGCATGCTGGCATGCGTCCTCTCGCTGGCGGTGGGCTGCGGCCCGGCGGAGGAGCAGGACGCGCTCGGCACCCGGGAAGGCGCGGTCGTCTACGGCACGGACAACCGGCAGGACGTCCACGCGCACCCGGACGCCACGCTGCGCACGCGCGCGCAGCAGTCCACGGTGGCGCTGATGAAGGCCACGGACTTCGACACGACCGACCCGGACAACGTCACCTTCAACGGCGAGAACCTGGGCGACGCCTACCATCTCTGCCCCACCGAGCGCTTTCTGGGGGATCCGACGTCGGCCTCCTGTTCCGGCACCCTCATCGACGATGACCTGGTGCTCACCGCGGGCCACTGCGTCAGGAGCGACGCGGAGTGCGCCGAGACGCGCTTCGTCTTCAACTACTACCGCCCCTCGGCGGACACGCTGCGGACGGTCACCACCGCGGACATCTTCAACTGCTCGTCCATCGTGGTGCGCCAGCAGGGGACGGTGGGCTCGCAGAACCTGGACTACGCCATCCTCCGGCTGGACCGGGCCGCCACGCCACGCTTCACCCCGGCGCCGGTGCGCACGAGCAACACCGCGCTGGCCAGCGGACAGAACGTGGCCGTCATTGGCTGTGGCAGCGGCATCCCGTTCAAGATCGACTCCGGCGGCGCGGTGCGAGACCCGCGCCCGGCCACCCTGGACTACTTCGTGGCCAACACCGACACCTTCGGCGGCAACTCGGGCTCGGGCGTGTACGAGACGAGCACCTATACGGTGGCGGGCATCCTCGTGCGCGGGGAGACCGACTACGTCTACAACGGCAGCTGCAGCGAGGTGAACGTGTGCGGCGAGACGGCCTGCCGGGGCGAGGACATCACCTACGTCTACCCGGCGCTCCGCCACTTGTGCGCGAGGTCCCCGAGCCCCAGCACGCGGCTATGCGCCGACCTGCCGCCCCCTCCGCCGCCGCCGGCCAACTCGTATTCCTTCAGCGCGAGCAACACCAACAGCGCCCAGCAGAACACGGTGGACAAGGCGCTCGCGCTCACCGCGGGTGACGTGGTGGAGGTGGGCACCTGCGGCCTGGAGGGCGCCTCCGGCACGGGCGACACCTACCTGCGCTTCAACAACCCGGAGGGCACCGAGGTGGCCTCCAACGACGACTCGAGCTCGTGCGGCGCCGGCGCCCGGACCTCCTATTTCAAATACACCGTGCCCTCGACCGGCACCTTCACCCTCCGCGCTGGTTGCTACTCCACGGGAAGCTGCGGCGGCACCGTGGTGTGGAAGGTGACGCCGGCCGGCGGTAGCGTCATCAGCGGCTCGTTCAACTTCAACGCCAGCAACACCAACAGCGCCCAGAAGAACACCGTCAACCACGACGTGACGCTCGCGGCCGGACAGGTCATCCAGCTGGGCACCTGCACGGTGACGGGCGCCTCCGGCACCGGCGACACCTACCTGCGGCTGTACAGCCCGGCGGGGACGAACGTGGTCTCCAACGACGACTCCTGCGGCCAGCTCTCCTACCTCACCTACACGGTGCCGGCGGGCGGGGGCGGCACGTATCAGATCCGCGCTGGTTGCTTCTCCAGCAACAGTTGCAGCGGGACGGTGGCCTACACCGTCCAGTAG
- a CDS encoding STAS/SEC14 domain-containing protein — protein MPFQITVYEADRIIDVVYPPQPSAEDVTDYLKRIRETIIRMGGPWSALVDQGKLRVMPPEMVATMASLNAFAQLHGMKRSARVVSDAASGLQAWRMTKKAMLTIPTRTFETREDALAWLRNPDDE, from the coding sequence ATGCCCTTCCAGATCACCGTCTACGAGGCAGACCGCATCATCGACGTCGTCTACCCCCCGCAGCCCAGCGCGGAGGATGTCACGGACTACCTCAAGCGCATCCGCGAGACGATCATCCGCATGGGCGGCCCGTGGAGCGCGCTGGTGGACCAGGGGAAGCTGCGGGTGATGCCGCCGGAGATGGTGGCCACCATGGCCAGCCTCAACGCCTTCGCGCAGCTGCACGGCATGAAGCGCTCGGCGCGCGTGGTGAGCGATGCCGCCTCCGGACTTCAGGCCTGGCGCATGACGAAGAAGGCCATGCTCACCATCCCCACGCGCACCTTCGAGACGCGCGAGGATGCCCTGGCCTGGCTGCGCAACCCCGACGACGAGTAA
- a CDS encoding S9 family peptidase yields MQLRTTLFRVLAAATLVPALALAAPKTQARSVSRPSKQYTVEQFIATTKLSEASFSPDEKRVLFSSNQSGIFNAYTLPLEGGKPKALTQSKTDSTYAVSFFPKDERILFTRDQGGNEADHLYVRAPDGKERDLTPGEKLKAQFVNWSGDDSAFYVLTNERDARSFDVYRYDAKTYARTLVYQNDTSLFFAAVSPDGKWLAFEKTRTNYDTDLHLYNVETKELKHITPHQGDVFFEASTFDPGSTALYFLTDQGSEFKRVARYELATGKVEDVERTDWDVMYTAFSRKGGYRVTAINEDGRTVIRVHDVKAGKPLALPQLPAGDITSVTISDSEKRMAFYHNGDRSPSNLYVYDFGTKKVTRLTDALSRELDPEDLVEAQVVRFKSFDGMEIPNILFKPHQATPENKAPAIVWVHGGPGGQTRKGYSPMLQYLVNHGYVVLGINNRGSSGYGKTFFTADDQKHGREPLQDCIEARKYLASLPYVDAERIGIAGGSYGGYMVLAALAFHPDAFKVGIDIFGVSNWLRTLESIPPWWESQRESLYKEIGDPVKQAQMLRDVSPLFHAEKISKPLLVLQGANDPRVIKPESDEIVEAVKKNGVPVEYVIFPDEGHGFTKKKNEVEAYSRMRGFLDSHLKAAKPSAVN; encoded by the coding sequence ATGCAGCTCAGGACCACTCTCTTCCGAGTGCTGGCGGCGGCCACGCTCGTGCCCGCTCTCGCGCTCGCCGCGCCCAAGACCCAGGCCAGGAGCGTCTCGCGGCCCTCGAAGCAGTACACCGTGGAGCAGTTCATCGCGACGACGAAGCTCTCCGAGGCTTCCTTCTCGCCGGATGAGAAGCGCGTCCTCTTCTCCTCCAACCAGAGTGGCATCTTCAACGCGTACACCCTGCCGCTGGAGGGCGGAAAGCCGAAGGCACTCACGCAGTCGAAGACGGACTCCACCTACGCCGTCAGCTTCTTCCCCAAAGACGAGCGCATCCTCTTCACACGCGACCAGGGCGGCAACGAGGCCGACCACCTCTACGTCCGCGCACCGGACGGCAAGGAGCGCGACCTCACGCCCGGCGAGAAGCTGAAGGCCCAGTTCGTCAACTGGAGCGGGGACGACTCCGCCTTCTACGTGCTCACCAACGAGCGCGACGCGCGCTCCTTCGACGTCTACCGCTACGACGCGAAGACGTACGCTCGCACGCTCGTCTACCAGAACGACACCAGCCTCTTCTTCGCGGCCGTGTCGCCCGACGGCAAGTGGCTGGCCTTCGAGAAGACGCGCACCAACTACGATACGGACCTCCACCTCTACAACGTGGAGACGAAGGAGCTGAAGCACATCACCCCGCACCAGGGGGACGTGTTCTTCGAGGCCAGCACGTTCGATCCGGGCTCCACCGCCCTCTACTTCCTCACGGACCAGGGCTCCGAGTTCAAGCGTGTCGCCCGCTACGAGCTGGCCACCGGCAAGGTGGAGGACGTGGAGCGCACCGACTGGGACGTGATGTACACCGCGTTCTCGCGCAAGGGCGGCTACCGCGTCACCGCCATCAACGAGGATGGCCGCACCGTCATCCGCGTGCACGACGTCAAGGCCGGCAAGCCCCTGGCGCTGCCCCAGCTGCCCGCGGGTGACATCACCTCCGTCACCATCTCGGACAGCGAGAAGCGGATGGCCTTCTACCACAATGGCGATCGCTCCCCGTCCAACCTGTACGTCTACGACTTCGGCACGAAGAAGGTCACCCGCCTCACCGACGCGCTGAGCCGGGAGCTGGATCCGGAGGACCTCGTCGAGGCCCAGGTGGTGCGCTTCAAGTCCTTCGACGGGATGGAGATTCCCAACATCCTCTTCAAGCCGCACCAGGCCACGCCCGAGAACAAGGCGCCCGCCATCGTCTGGGTGCACGGCGGCCCCGGGGGCCAGACGCGCAAGGGCTACTCACCCATGCTCCAGTACCTCGTCAACCACGGCTACGTGGTGCTGGGCATCAACAACCGGGGCAGTTCCGGCTACGGGAAGACCTTCTTCACCGCGGATGACCAGAAGCACGGCCGCGAACCGCTGCAGGACTGCATCGAGGCCCGGAAGTACCTGGCCAGCCTGCCCTACGTGGACGCCGAGCGCATCGGCATCGCCGGGGGCAGCTATGGCGGCTACATGGTGCTGGCCGCGCTCGCCTTCCACCCGGACGCCTTCAAGGTGGGCATCGACATCTTCGGCGTCTCCAACTGGCTGCGCACGCTCGAGAGCATCCCGCCCTGGTGGGAGTCGCAGCGCGAGTCCCTCTACAAGGAGATCGGAGACCCGGTGAAGCAGGCGCAGATGCTGCGCGACGTCTCGCCCCTCTTCCACGCGGAGAAGATCTCCAAGCCGCTGCTCGTCCTCCAGGGCGCCAATGATCCGCGCGTCATCAAGCCCGAGTCGGATGAGATCGTCGAGGCGGTGAAGAAGAACGGCGTGCCCGTGGAGTACGTCATCTTCCCGGACGAGGGCCACGGCTTCACCAAGAAGAAGAACGAGGTGGAGGCCTACTCGCGCATGCGCGGCTTCCTGGACTCGCACCTGAAGGCCGCCAAACCCTCCGCGGTGAACTGA
- a CDS encoding pilus assembly protein PilB has protein sequence MGVGVVGVRRMRLGEQWVASGLLASAQVEAALACQGRWRCRLGEAAVRLGLLAPEQLLITLAQQLQVPFIRREGLERVPAGLMRCVPTRVLARLRVCPLRVEWRDEVRGTVFVATSEPGNLHMLDDMAFATGCAVRPVLALSDDIEDVLRRHGVLHTRPRSLELDSADANVRLRISHDSFAH, from the coding sequence GTGGGGGTGGGCGTCGTGGGCGTGCGGCGGATGCGGCTGGGCGAGCAATGGGTTGCAAGCGGGCTGTTGGCGTCGGCGCAGGTGGAGGCGGCGCTCGCTTGTCAGGGTCGGTGGCGTTGCAGGTTGGGGGAGGCCGCGGTGCGGTTGGGACTGCTCGCGCCGGAGCAGCTCCTCATCACGTTGGCGCAGCAACTCCAGGTGCCCTTCATCCGCCGTGAGGGTCTGGAGCGCGTTCCCGCGGGACTGATGCGCTGCGTGCCCACGCGGGTGCTCGCGCGGCTGCGCGTCTGTCCCCTGCGCGTCGAGTGGCGGGACGAGGTTCGTGGCACCGTCTTCGTGGCCACCAGTGAGCCGGGCAACCTGCACATGCTCGACGACATGGCCTTCGCCACCGGGTGCGCGGTGCGACCGGTGCTGGCGCTCTCGGATGACATCGAGGACGTGCTGCGGCGCCACGGCGTCCTCCACACGCGTCCCCGCTCGCTGGAGCTGGACTCGGCGGACGCGAACGTGCGGCTGCGCATCTCCCACGACTCCTTCGCGCACTGA
- a CDS encoding LysM peptidoglycan-binding domain-containing protein gives MAVHTIRQGDTLSALARQYNTSVDALAKANNIQDPNRIIAGQRLVIPDGFDAPNRPGAANPATSSDRFEARSYTVQPGDTLSGIAGRYGSSVGAIAQANGISNPNLIQVGQRLNIPGASGPSAPATGSRSYTVQPGDTLSGIAGRYGTSVGAIAQANGISNPNLIQVGQRLNIPGASGPSAPAPAPASRSYTVQPGDTLSGIAARYGTSVGAIAQANGISNPNFIQVGQRLSIPGGSAPSTPSGPVTGPGPVRGPSEPGTAGGVSVQQLRAIMPNLSEARANELLPHLNSAMAEAGINTPRRQAAFLAQLAHESGQFRYMEEIASGAAYEGRADLGNTQPGDGVRFKGRGPIQLTGRANYRAAGRALGIDLENNPTRAADPDVGFRTAAWYWNNRNLNSYADAGNFDAITYRVNGGYNGKASRDAYYARALQVLGG, from the coding sequence ATGGCCGTGCACACCATCCGGCAGGGCGACACACTCAGCGCCCTGGCCCGGCAGTACAACACCTCGGTTGACGCACTGGCGAAGGCCAACAACATCCAGGACCCGAACCGCATCATCGCGGGTCAGCGGCTGGTCATCCCGGATGGATTCGACGCCCCCAACCGTCCGGGAGCAGCCAACCCGGCCACATCCTCGGACCGCTTCGAAGCGCGCTCGTACACGGTGCAGCCGGGTGACACGCTCAGTGGAATCGCCGGGCGCTACGGCTCCAGCGTGGGTGCCATCGCCCAGGCCAACGGCATCTCCAACCCCAACCTCATCCAGGTCGGCCAGCGACTCAACATCCCCGGCGCCTCGGGCCCCAGCGCTCCCGCCACCGGCTCGCGCAGCTACACGGTGCAACCGGGCGACACGCTCAGTGGAATCGCCGGGCGCTACGGCACCAGCGTGGGCGCCATCGCCCAGGCCAACGGCATCTCCAACCCCAACCTCATCCAGGTCGGCCAGCGACTCAACATCCCCGGCGCCTCGGGCCCCAGTGCGCCGGCTCCGGCTCCCGCCTCGCGGAGCTACACGGTGCAGCCGGGCGACACGCTCAGCGGCATCGCCGCCCGCTACGGCACCAGCGTGGGTGCCATCGCCCAGGCCAACGGCATCTCCAATCCCAACTTCATCCAGGTCGGCCAGCGGCTCTCCATCCCGGGCGGCTCGGCGCCGTCCACGCCGAGCGGCCCCGTCACCGGGCCGGGGCCCGTGAGGGGCCCGAGCGAGCCGGGCACCGCGGGCGGAGTGAGCGTGCAGCAACTGCGCGCCATCATGCCCAACCTCTCCGAGGCGCGCGCCAACGAGCTCCTGCCGCACCTCAACTCGGCCATGGCCGAGGCCGGCATCAACACCCCGCGGCGGCAGGCGGCCTTCCTCGCGCAGCTGGCGCACGAGAGCGGCCAGTTCCGCTACATGGAGGAGATCGCCTCCGGCGCCGCCTACGAGGGCCGCGCGGACCTGGGCAACACGCAGCCGGGGGATGGCGTGCGCTTCAAGGGCCGGGGTCCCATCCAGCTCACCGGCCGCGCCAACTACCGTGCCGCGGGGCGGGCGCTGGGCATCGACCTGGAGAACAACCCGACGCGCGCCGCCGACCCGGACGTGGGCTTCCGCACCGCGGCCTGGTACTGGAACAACCGCAACCTCAACAGCTACGCGGACGCGGGCAACTTCGACGCCATCACCTACCGCGTGAACGGCGGATACAACGGCAAGGCCAGCCGCGACGCCTACTACGCCCGCGCCCTCCAGGTGCTCGGCGGGTAG
- a CDS encoding class I SAM-dependent methyltransferase, producing the protein MSDAALPSDSKLPRNALAAPVMEWVDWSNALERAAGWLDDIHWQISRGGQLHAALESLFRGLTLLHRKWDREEWTRFCLEVVRTHPLRELIHQCPYTRHGFDKPRGYAGDAVLIDYLYKELRSSGTTQLGKDIYHFLWRQSGPRSVRERRELLAQELDALAERVHKPRVLSVACGHLREAEHSRAVAEGRIGQLIAFDQDPLSLEVVERQHPGKLVQPVRGSVRSILLGKASFPDMDFVYSAGLYDYLSESVAARLTRLLFGMLRPGGRLLVANFAVRTPDAGFLEAFMDWSLIYRDENQVRAFASEIEPAQLANVEMFRDSVQNVIYMVLTRR; encoded by the coding sequence GTGAGCGATGCTGCTCTTCCCAGTGATTCCAAACTTCCCCGCAACGCACTGGCCGCCCCAGTGATGGAGTGGGTGGATTGGAGCAATGCCCTGGAACGGGCTGCCGGATGGTTGGATGACATCCACTGGCAGATCTCCAGGGGTGGACAGCTGCACGCGGCCTTGGAGTCCCTCTTCCGCGGGTTGACCCTCTTGCATCGCAAGTGGGACCGCGAGGAGTGGACTCGCTTCTGCCTGGAGGTCGTGCGGACCCACCCCCTGCGCGAGCTCATCCACCAGTGTCCCTACACCCGGCATGGCTTCGACAAGCCGCGGGGCTACGCGGGGGACGCGGTGCTCATCGACTACCTCTACAAGGAGCTTCGGTCGAGCGGCACGACGCAGCTGGGTAAGGACATCTACCACTTCCTGTGGCGGCAATCCGGCCCCCGGAGCGTCCGCGAGCGGCGGGAGCTGTTGGCCCAGGAGCTCGACGCCCTCGCCGAGCGGGTACACAAGCCCCGAGTCCTCTCCGTCGCTTGCGGGCACCTGCGAGAGGCCGAGCACTCTCGCGCCGTGGCCGAGGGCCGCATCGGCCAGCTCATCGCGTTCGACCAGGACCCGTTGAGCCTGGAGGTGGTGGAGCGGCAGCACCCGGGCAAGCTCGTGCAGCCCGTGCGGGGCTCGGTGCGCTCCATCCTCCTGGGCAAGGCCTCGTTCCCGGACATGGACTTCGTCTACTCGGCGGGTCTCTACGACTACCTCTCCGAGTCCGTGGCCGCGCGCCTCACCCGCCTCCTCTTCGGGATGCTCCGCCCCGGTGGGCGCCTGCTGGTGGCCAACTTCGCCGTCCGCACCCCGGACGCCGGCTTCCTGGAGGCCTTCATGGACTGGAGCCTCATCTACCGCGATGAGAACCAGGTACGGGCCTTCGCCTCGGAGATAGAGCCGGCGCAGCTCGCCAACGTGGAGATGTTCCGCGACAGCGTGCAGAACGTCATCTACATGGTGCTCACCCGCCGCTAG